The bacterium genomic sequence CAAGATGCTCGGGGCCTGTCTTTTTGTCGACGCCGGAAACGTTTGGGCCGATTTTGAATCGGTTAAATGGAAACACTACCACGGCGGCACGGGACTGGGCTTCAGGTTCTATACCCCGATCGGACCGGTCCGGCTGGACTACGCCATAAAGACCGATGGTAAAATGGAGGTTAACGGCGGCCTGATATACATCAATCTGGGGCACGCCTTCTGATGCCGCATAAAACAAGAAAAATACTCATTACTGCATCCGCCGTCGCGATCCTGCTGATCCTTTTTGCCACCGCTCTTTATTTGAACAGCCGGCCATTCAAGGATAAGCTTAAAATCAAGGCCGATGTTACCCTGTCCGAGGTTCTGGGACGGGAGTTCACCATAGACAGCGCCAGCGTCCAGCTGCCGATGAACATCGTGCTGTACGGCCTGAAACTGGCCTCGGATGACTCACTGAAGAACGGAATGATGCTGGATGTCCCAAGGATCAAAGTGGTCATTCATCCCTGGGTCTCTTTGACCAAAAGAAAGATCGCCATCAACCGGGTGGGCGTTTACGATGCCCGGGCCAGGCTGATCCGGCATCCTGACGGCAGCTGGAATTTTTCCGGCCTGTTCAAAGCAGATCCCGCCAAACCCAAGGGGAAGACGAATTTCCCGCCATTGGAGATCTCCGCCGTCGAGATCAGCAACTTAAAGGTGATGGTCAGCCCCGGACCGGATTCCCAGCTGGTGGAAAAAGTAAACCTGGCAGCGGCTTTAAAGATGGGCGGACCCAAATTATCACTTGACCTAAAGGAACTCAGCGCCTATATTCCGGATCGCAAGTTATCCCTGAACAAGGGAAAAGGTCTGCTGGCCATCAATGGGGATACGGTCAAACTGGAGGGGTTCGGGCTTGACCTGGGTTCCAGCCGCCTGGAACTAAGTTTATGGCTGGATGGAAAAACCAGGCAGTATGACCTGTCCCGGGCCAAGATTGATCTTAATCTGGCCGATGTGGCCAAGCTGGCCAGGATCAAGGGAGGGGATTTTAGCGGACAGCTGATCATCACTGCCGGCGGAAAGGGCAGTTTTGACCAACCGTCGGCAAAGCTGGAGATCCGGTCAGCGGCCTGCTGTCTAAGCGGCGTGCGACTGGACCGCCTGAACACCAGGCTGAGTTTCAAGGATCAGATCCTGTCATTGAATGAAATTGAACTGGTCTCCGGCCAGGGCTCGGTAACTGGCGAAGGCCAGTTGGACCTGAACGCCAGGGACTACGCACTGCAGTTGGCTCTAAGCCGGGTGGACCTGGGAACAATGCTGCCGATGGCAGGCCAGGCCGTGAAAACCAACATCAACGGCAGCTTTAAACTTCAGGGCCAGGGGCTGGAAACTAAAAAGATCAAGGCCCGGGCCGATCTGGTCTTGAACCGCAGCTCGGTGAATGATATCCCGGTGGACGAACTCCGCTGTTTTGTACGGGCAGAGGGAACCGACATCGCCATTGACCAGCTAAGGCTGCGGAGCGGGCAGGCCCAGTTGGAGATCAAAGGCGATATTTACAAGGAAGCCATCAGTCTGGAACTGGAGACCGACGAGATCGATCTGGCCCAATTCGGTCCTTTGTTCGGGCTGAAGGACCTGGCCGGCCGCCTTAGTTTCAACGGCCTGGTATCCGGGGCCACCAGGGACCCGGATGTCATCGGGTCATTCCGTTTGAAGGAGGCCGGGTTGGCCGGGGTCAGCTGTCTGTACTTTGACGGCAATATGTCGGTAAAGTCCGTTGCCAAAAGCCCGCTGGGTGACGGTAAATTCACCCTGACCGGCATTGAGATCGGCAAACAGAGCATTGAAAAAATTGAAATGAAAGCGGAGCTAAGGGGCCTGGATTGGGGAGGTTTCGGGATCCATGTGATCAAGGATAGCTTGACCGAAGGATTGATAAACGGCCGGGTGGAGATGGCAGGGAAAAACCTGTCTTTGGTGATATACAAGCTGTTTTTCAATTCCGGATATCAGGTCATTGCCAACAGCCAGCCCCTGGCGGTGGATATCAAGTCCGGAGTGATAGACCTTAAGCCGGGCAAACTGATAGTGGGCCGGGGCAGTCTGCTTTTCTCGGGGAATTACAAAAGCAATAAGGATTTTCAGGTAAACGTCAAGGGCCAGGACATAGACAGCCGGAGGATCCTGGAGCTGATGCAGCTGGACAAGACAGTCCACGGCCTGCTGGATTTTGAACTGGAAGGGTCCGGCAACCTGGCCTCTCCCAGATACTCCCTTAAACTGAACGTGGGGAATCTCCGCTTTGAGCAGTTCACCGCCGACAACCTGTCGCTGGATGCGGCTTATGACGATCAAATTGTCCGGTTGAACCGCCTGGCCATTACCCGTTACGGAAGTGTTTCTGAGCTCTCAGCCAGAGTTCCGCTTAACCTGGCAGTTGGTCCGGAGATGGGAAAACTGCTGGACCGGCCGATGGAAGGGCAGGTCAACCTGAGGGACATAGGTACCTGGGCTTTTTTCCCCATGGCGGAATTCCTGAGTGTTTATGAAGGCCGGATCGACCTTTCGGTTGCCCTTTCCGGGACGCCATTCAAACCACTGCTCAACGGGGACCTCACCATAGACCGGGCCAAGATGGTGCTGCGGCCCTTCGGCATGTATCTGCACGATGTGACGGCCCGGGCCCATTTCAACGCCGACAGCTTGGTGGTCGACAAAATCTCCGCCATTACCGAAAATAAGGGCAGGGTGGAGATCCAGCGGGGCGAGATCCTGCTGGAAAGGTTCATTCCCACCAAGATGTATTTTCTGATCACCACCCGGGAAGCCCCCATCCGCAATATACCATTCATCGAAGCCAATGTGGACGCCCGGATCGAGATCAATGGGACGGTAAATCACCCCAAGATATCCGGAGATGTCAAGGTCAACACCGCCCTGATCTCCATGCCATTTGCCCCGGCCGAGGAGCCGCCCCCGCCCGACAAGGAACCAAAGCCCATGGACCTGGACCTGGCCATCACCGGCCCCCAGGGCATCTGGCTGCGCAATGCCGACGCCGACATCGAGTTGAAGATTGACAACCTCAATGTCCGGATGCAGCAAAATCTGTTATTCCTGTCAGGACGGCTGGAGACCATCCGAGGCACCTACCGGTTTGTGGATCGCAAGTTTGACATTTCTTCCGGCGGCCAGCTGACCTTTACCAACGCTGCTCTTATCAATCCGGAGCTTAACCTGTCCGCCCAGACCACCGTGGATCAG encodes the following:
- a CDS encoding BamA/TamA family outer membrane protein → KMLGACLFVDAGNVWADFESVKWKHYHGGTGLGFRFYTPIGPVRLDYAIKTDGKMEVNGGLIYINLGHAF
- a CDS encoding translocation/assembly module TamB domain-containing protein — translated: MPHKTRKILITASAVAILLILFATALYLNSRPFKDKLKIKADVTLSEVLGREFTIDSASVQLPMNIVLYGLKLASDDSLKNGMMLDVPRIKVVIHPWVSLTKRKIAINRVGVYDARARLIRHPDGSWNFSGLFKADPAKPKGKTNFPPLEISAVEISNLKVMVSPGPDSQLVEKVNLAAALKMGGPKLSLDLKELSAYIPDRKLSLNKGKGLLAINGDTVKLEGFGLDLGSSRLELSLWLDGKTRQYDLSRAKIDLNLADVAKLARIKGGDFSGQLIITAGGKGSFDQPSAKLEIRSAACCLSGVRLDRLNTRLSFKDQILSLNEIELVSGQGSVTGEGQLDLNARDYALQLALSRVDLGTMLPMAGQAVKTNINGSFKLQGQGLETKKIKARADLVLNRSSVNDIPVDELRCFVRAEGTDIAIDQLRLRSGQAQLEIKGDIYKEAISLELETDEIDLAQFGPLFGLKDLAGRLSFNGLVSGATRDPDVIGSFRLKEAGLAGVSCLYFDGNMSVKSVAKSPLGDGKFTLTGIEIGKQSIEKIEMKAELRGLDWGGFGIHVIKDSLTEGLINGRVEMAGKNLSLVIYKLFFNSGYQVIANSQPLAVDIKSGVIDLKPGKLIVGRGSLLFSGNYKSNKDFQVNVKGQDIDSRRILELMQLDKTVHGLLDFELEGSGNLASPRYSLKLNVGNLRFEQFTADNLSLDAAYDDQIVRLNRLAITRYGSVSELSARVPLNLAVGPEMGKLLDRPMEGQVNLRDIGTWAFFPMAEFLSVYEGRIDLSVALSGTPFKPLLNGDLTIDRAKMVLRPFGMYLHDVTARAHFNADSLVVDKISAITENKGRVEIQRGEILLERFIPTKMYFLITTREAPIRNIPFIEANVDARIEINGTVNHPKISGDVKVNTALISMPFAPAEEPPPPDKEPKPMDLDLAITGPQGIWLRNADADIELKIDNLNVRMQQNLLFLSGRLETIRGTYRFVDRKFDISSGGQLTFTNAALINPELNLSAQTTVDQPTPEGGTSKILILLSIQGTALQPKLSFSSEPSMSEQDILTMVSVGRKLDDQNGGGDLTGQVTQRGVDYLSNMLSGIIQKNTGMVDVVRMKTYLTGEEKGAQVTLGKYVTRNVFVSYSQGLSANLSTEFTAEYLFGARSAVVAKKDDKGKFNLGLRMKFKY